GGCCGTCTCGGGAATTGCCGGATGCACAGGGTGATCTTCGGCCTGCCCGGCCTGGGCAAACACCTGGGCAAAGCGATCGATATGGCGCGCGCTGGCACGCACCACGTCCAGCAGCTGTGCCGCCGGCAGATGCATCGAGCAGGAGGCCGATACCAGAATGCCGCCCGGTGCCACCAGACGCACCGCCAGCTCGTTGATCGCGTGGTATCCCGCCAGGCCGTTTTTCGCGTCCTTGCGACGCTTGATAAAGGCCGGCGGATCCAGCACCACGATATCGAACTTCTCGCCCGCCGCCGCCAGCTCCTTCATGCCCGCGAACGCATCAGCGTGCAGGGACTGGACCCGGTCACCGACACCATTGGCCTCGGCATTGCGGTGCACGTATTCCAGTGCCGCCGCGGAGGAATCCAGACAGGTGACGTCGCTGGCGCCCTGGGTGGCCGCCAGCACCCCCCAGGCACCGCAGTAGGCGAACACGTCCAGCACGCGTGCGCCCTTCGCCAGCGGAATCAACTGGCGGCGGGCCGCGCGGTGGTCAAAAAACCAGCCTGTCTTCTGCCCGCCCGCCAGCGGCGCACTGTATTCGACGCCGTTCTCGGACAGTGAAACGGATTCCGGCAGGTCGCCGTGCAGGGCGCGGGTGTAGGCCTCCAGACCTTCGAGTTCGCGGATGCTGCTTTCATTCTTCGCCACCACCACGCGGGCCCCGTGCTGGGCCACGAGGATATCGGCCACGCGATCCTGCACGGCTTCCATGCCCGCCGTCCCCGACTGCATGACAAACAGATCGCGGTAACGGTCGATGACCAGGCCCGGCAGGCCGTCAGCTTCACCGAATACGGCGCGGTAACAGTGTTCCGGGAACAGTCGCTCGCGGAAAGTGATCGCATCGGCGATGCGTTTTTTCAGCAGGCTGCCGGACAGACCCTGTTGCGGGTCGCGGCTGAACAGACGGGCACAGATCAGCGACTGAGGGTTGGCGTAGGCGCGGCCCAGTGCCTTGCCGCGGTAGTCTTCCACGACCACCTCGACACCGGGCGTCAGACCTTTCAGCGGCGTGCGCTCGGTATCCACTTCGTTGGAATAGATCCACAGGTGGCCGGAACGCAGGCGGCGTTCCTCGCCACGGCGCAATCGCAGGGTGGGCAGGGTGTCGGTCACGGGCGCTATCCGGTGTCTGTCAGGGGGCGCCCAGTCTAGGGAACCTCTGGATAACTATCCAGCGGGTCAGCCCGAATGGGCCACGCTGCGGCGGTAGCGCCGTATCATGATCAGATCGAGGCTGGCGCCGCGCTGGCTGGCTGCGCGATCTGGCGGCAGGATGCGGTTGCCGCAGAAGACAAAGCCCGCTCGGGCATAGAGACGCTGGGCACGGGTGTTGCCCGCCCAGACATCCAGCAGCATGTCAGCGCCGGCCTGCTCCGCCACTTCGGTCGCTGCGCCCAGCAACGCATTGCCCAGGCCCTGTTCCTGGGCCGAAGGCAGCACATAGATGCGGCGTAATTCCAGGGCACCAGAGCTGAGCATGCAAGGCAACCAGAGGTCTTCGGCGGGCGTATCACAGACACCGACCTGTGCCAGACCCAGGATGACGCCCTTGCGGCGCGCCACCAGAAACAGGTCCGAGCGGGCCTGCATGCGCAGGTGCCAGGCGGACAGCGGGCCATTGAGGTCTCGTTGCAGCGCGGCCGGGCCCAGCATGTCGGCAAAGCTGTGGGCATGAACGGTCTGCGCGACGTGAGCCAGCTCCGCCAGGTCGGCGCGGCGCGCCCGTTCAATGCGCAGGGTGGTCATGCTGCACCTGCATTGCCGTCGTCACGGTATCCGGTTGCCCCCCGGCCAGCACAATCAAACCAATGCTCACCAGAATGATGACCAGCATGACCAGGGAAGCCAGGGTCATCATCCTGTTATCGTTGAACTGTTCGCGGATCAGATCCTGGTGACGCATGCTGGAGCTCCTTGTGTTTATTTACCGCTGTTTGTTCTTTTTATTGTGATCATTCTTGTTGTTGTTATGCGGTAATGCGGCCTTGTTCGGGCACGCCAGAGCAGACTATTCCGGTGCACAAGTGTGCGCAGGATAATGCGGGACAATCATCGGTTAAATCCGGCCAATCGATTTCTGATTTGACACAATCAGACACCCTGCCGCCATTTGATGTGACGGAAATCACATATTTCTGGGCTCGCGCCCCAGCAGGTAGTCGCTGGGCGACATGCCGGTCCAGCGGCGGAAGGCCTTGGCAAAGGCGGAGGAATCGGCAAAGCCCAGCATCATGGCCACTTCCGTGACGGACTCGCCGCCCCGGGCGAAGTATTCCCGGGCCAGTTTCTGCCGCACGGCATCCAGTTCCTGCTGGTAGCTGGTGCCGCTCTCGGACAGCTTGCGGCGCAGGGTGCGGCCGCTCATACCCAGGTCCGACGCGGCGTTTTCCAGCGACGGGAAGGCGCCATAGCAACGCATCAGCAGGCGCCGCAGCCGCACCGGCAGCAGGCGCATGGCGCGGGTGGGGATATTCTCGAACAGGGTCTTTTCCGCTGACATGGCCATCAGGCGATTGGCCAGGGGCAGCTCGAAATCCGCCAGCGACGCATCACCGACGATGCGGGTGCGTGGCTGATCGAAGAGGACCGGGCAGCGGAAGTAGCGGCGGTAGATATGCCCCCAGGCCGGTTCCGGATAGCTGAATTCCACCCGGAAGGCATCACGGCCTTCACCCACCAGATGCAGAAAAATATTATAGAAACTGACCGTGTTGAGTTCGAAGAAGAAATGCGAATACGGGTGCAGCGGGATCGCTTCGCTGATTTCGAGCCACCCTTCAGCGCCGCTCATGTCGGCGGTCATCTCCAGCGGCGGGAACAGCTCGTCGCAATAGCGGCACACGGTTTCCATGCACTCGCGCAAGGTCGGCTGGGTCACTGCAGCCATGCCCGCCATGCCGTGATGCGAGGCCGTCATCAGGTTGCCCATGACCAGACCAAGGTAAGGCATGCCCAGCGCGCGCACCGCCTGGTCCACCAGCGCCAGGCACTGGCGCGTGCTGATGAAGCGGGCGTCATCGCCATCGCGGTAATCAATTCCGGCGTTGCGGTAGAAGGTTTCGGGATTGATGCCGATGATGGTGTCGAGAATTTCGTCGGGATTATTCAGGCGAATCTGGCTACGACGCTCGAGCCAGTCCATTTTCAGGACCAGCCCCTTGCGCAGATCGAAGTAGGTCTGCATGTGCCCCAGTGGAATGCACTCGGTGTCGATATCCATGACTCGGCCTGTAAAGCAACCCGGCGGCAGCCAGACTGCCGCAAGGTCGGGATACTAAGCCGGTACGGGCACCGTCGTCACCTGCTGGCGCTGGTCATTCGCGCCAGACAAGATCCAGTTCACGCGCGGCCTTCACATCATCCAGGCGCCGTACCGGCTGGGTCCAGGGTGCGCCTTTCAGCAATTCCGGGTCGTTCTTCGCTTCAGCCAGGATGGCCGCCATGGCTTCTACGAACGCATCCAGCGCTTCTTTCGTTTCGGTTTCCGTGGGCTCGATCAGGAAGCACTCGGGTACCAGCAACGGGAAGTAGGTGGTCGGCGCATGCTGATTATAGTCCAGCAGCCGCTTGGCGATATCCATGGCAGAGACGCCCAGCGTCTTCGCCTCTTTTGCGAACGTCAGCAGGAACTCGTGGCTGGCGCGGCGGGCCGGGTAAGCCGCCGTACACCCCACAGCTTCCAGTCGCTTGAGCAGGTAGTTGGCCGCCAGGGTCGAGTATTCGCCGACGCGAATCATGCCTTCGCGACCCAGCACGCGGGCGTAAAAACCGGCACGCAGCAGGACACCGGCATTGCCCATGAAGGCCGACAGCTGGCCGATGCTCTGCGGCAGGTCGTTGCGATCCAGCCAGCGATAACGCTCGCCGTCACGGCCCACAATCGGGGTTGGCAGGAACGGCTTCAGGCGCTCGCTGACGCCCACCGGGCCGGCCCCCGGCCCCCCCCCGCCGTGCGGCGTGGCAAAGGTCTTGTGCAGGTTCATGTGGATGACATCAAAGCCCATGTCACCCGGGCGCACCTTGCCGAGAATGGCATTCAGGTTGGCGCCGTCGTAGTACAACAGGCCGCCCGCTTCATGGACGGTTTTCGCGATGGCATCAATCTGCCGCTCGAACACACCACAGGTGGACGGGTTGGTCATCATCAGCCCGGCAGTCTGCGGCCCGCAGGCGGCTTTCAGGGCGTCCAGATCCACATCGCCATCGCGGTTGACCGGCACTTCGCGCACGGTATAGCCACACATGACGGCCGTCGCCGGGTTGGTGCCGTGGGCCGCTTCCGGAATCAGGATTTCCGTGCGCCCGTGGTCATTGCGGGCATCGTGGTAGGCGCGAATCATCGCCACCCCGGCAAACTCCCCCTGGGCACCGGCCATCGGCGTCAGCGACACGCCTTTCATGCCGGTGACTTCCTTGAGAAATTCCTGCAGTTCGTACAGGCAGGCCAGATAGCCCTGGCTGTGGCTCTCTGGCGCCAGCGGATGGCGGCCCAGAAAACCGGGCAGCATGGCCGCGCGGTTGGCGCCGCGCGGGTTGTATTTCATGGTGCAGGAGCCGAGCGGGTAGAACTGCTTGTCGATGGCAAAATTCTTTGACGACAGGTTGGTGTAGTGACGCACCACTTGCAGTTCCGACACTTCCGGCAATGCCGGGCGGGCACGACGGCGCAGACTGTCAGGAATCGCCGCCAGCCGATCAGCGGGCAGGGCTTTCGGCGCCTGAGCCATGGCGCGACGGCCGGGGTGCGAGCGTTCAAAAATCAGCAGGTCATCGCGGGTATCCGGCGTACTCATGCGGCCTCCTCGGCGAGCACCGCCGCCAGGGCGGCAGCGTAGGCACTGATGTCTTCTGCGGTGCGCGTCTCGGTGGCGCACACCAGCACGCAATCGGCCAGCGCGGGATCATCGCGACCCAGGTCGTAACCGCCAATGATGCCGCGCGCCGCCAGTGCCGGCAGCACCTCGGCCGCAGGGCGGGGCAGCCGCAACACGGCCTCGTGGAACGTCGGCGCGGCAAAGGCTTCACTGACCCCGTCGAGCGCGGTCAGCGCGGCCACCAGATCGCGGGTATTGGCGTGACAATGGGCAGCCACATTTTCCAGCCCCTCCGGCCCCAGCAGGGACAGGTAGATGGTCGCGGCCGTCATCGCCAGACCCTGGTTGGTGCAGATGTTCGAGGTCGCCTTGGAACGGCGGATGTGCTGTTCGCGGGCCTGCAGGGTCAGGGTGAAACCGGGTCGGCCTTCGAGATCGACGGTGCGACCGATGATACGGCCGGGCATCTGCCGTACATGTTTCTGCTTGCAGCACATGAAGCCGAAGTAGGGCCCACCGGAGGACAGGGGCACCCCCAGCGGCTGGCCTTCGCCCACCACGATATCGGCCCCCTCACTCCCCCACTCGCCTGGCGGTGTCAGCAGGGCCAGGGCGGTCGGGTTGACCACGGCAATCACCAGCATGCCCTGGGCGTGGGCCCAGTCGGTGAGCGCGTGCACGTCTTCCAGACAGCCGAAAAAATTGGGCTGGGCAATGACCAGCGCCGCAAAATCCTCGCCGTCGTGGGCACTCAGCGCGGCGGTCGGCGTGACGCCGCTGTTGCGGTCGACCGGCACGCTGACCAGCTCAACGCCCTGATTGACGCAGATGTCCTGCACCACCTGGCGATAGCGCGGGTTGACCGCATCCGGCATCAGCACACGGCCAGACTTCGACTTGCGGTTGGCGCGCAGCGCCATCAGCACGGCTTCCGACAGACCCGAGGCGCCGTCGTACACCGAGGCATTGCTGACATCCATCCCGGTCAGTCGCGCCATCAGGGTCTGGAATTCATAAATGGTCTGCAACGTGCCCTGGCTGGCTTCCGCCTGATAGGGCGTGTAGGCCGTATAGAACTCGCCGCGTGTGGCAATCTCCCACACCGCCGCCGGGATGTGGTGCTCGTAGGCACCGGCCCCGAGGAAACACAGCGCCCCGGCATCCTGGCTGGCACGGCGGGCCATCAGGGCGGTCACTTCCATTTCCGACAGGCCGTCGGGCAGGGCGTCCAGGCGCCCGGCCTTCAGGTGCTCGGGGATTTCGTCAAACAGGTCCTCGATACGTTCGGCACCAATGGCCGCCAGCATCGCCTGCACATCATCGGGGGTGTGGGGAATGTACGGCATCAGTCTTCGCTGTCGAGCTGTTCACGGTAGTCGTCGGCGCTGAGCAACTGCTCCAGCTCGTCGGTGTCGGCCACACGGATGCGGAACAGCCAGCCGTCACCGTAAGGGTCCTGAT
This sequence is a window from Isoalcanivorax indicus. Protein-coding genes within it:
- a CDS encoding class I SAM-dependent rRNA methyltransferase produces the protein MTDTLPTLRLRRGEERRLRSGHLWIYSNEVDTERTPLKGLTPGVEVVVEDYRGKALGRAYANPQSLICARLFSRDPQQGLSGSLLKKRIADAITFRERLFPEHCYRAVFGEADGLPGLVIDRYRDLFVMQSGTAGMEAVQDRVADILVAQHGARVVVAKNESSIRELEGLEAYTRALHGDLPESVSLSENGVEYSAPLAGGQKTGWFFDHRAARRQLIPLAKGARVLDVFAYCGAWGVLAATQGASDVTCLDSSAAALEYVHRNAEANGVGDRVQSLHADAFAGMKELAAAGEKFDIVVLDPPAFIKRRKDAKNGLAGYHAINELAVRLVAPGGILVSASCSMHLPAAQLLDVVRASARHIDRFAQVFAQAGQAEDHPVHPAIPETAYLKSWFARILPSL
- a CDS encoding GNAT family N-acetyltransferase; the protein is MTTLRIERARRADLAELAHVAQTVHAHSFADMLGPAALQRDLNGPLSAWHLRMQARSDLFLVARRKGVILGLAQVGVCDTPAEDLWLPCMLSSGALELRRIYVLPSAQEQGLGNALLGAATEVAEQAGADMLLDVWAGNTRAQRLYARAGFVFCGNRILPPDRAASQRGASLDLIMIRRYRRSVAHSG
- a CDS encoding AraC family transcriptional regulator, translating into MDIDTECIPLGHMQTYFDLRKGLVLKMDWLERRSQIRLNNPDEILDTIIGINPETFYRNAGIDYRDGDDARFISTRQCLALVDQAVRALGMPYLGLVMGNLMTASHHGMAGMAAVTQPTLRECMETVCRYCDELFPPLEMTADMSGAEGWLEISEAIPLHPYSHFFFELNTVSFYNIFLHLVGEGRDAFRVEFSYPEPAWGHIYRRYFRCPVLFDQPRTRIVGDASLADFELPLANRLMAMSAEKTLFENIPTRAMRLLPVRLRRLLMRCYGAFPSLENAASDLGMSGRTLRRKLSESGTSYQQELDAVRQKLAREYFARGGESVTEVAMMLGFADSSAFAKAFRRWTGMSPSDYLLGREPRNM
- the gcvPB gene encoding aminomethyl-transferring glycine dehydrogenase subunit GcvPB; protein product: MSTPDTRDDLLIFERSHPGRRAMAQAPKALPADRLAAIPDSLRRRARPALPEVSELQVVRHYTNLSSKNFAIDKQFYPLGSCTMKYNPRGANRAAMLPGFLGRHPLAPESHSQGYLACLYELQEFLKEVTGMKGVSLTPMAGAQGEFAGVAMIRAYHDARNDHGRTEILIPEAAHGTNPATAVMCGYTVREVPVNRDGDVDLDALKAACGPQTAGLMMTNPSTCGVFERQIDAIAKTVHEAGGLLYYDGANLNAILGKVRPGDMGFDVIHMNLHKTFATPHGGGGPGAGPVGVSERLKPFLPTPIVGRDGERYRWLDRNDLPQSIGQLSAFMGNAGVLLRAGFYARVLGREGMIRVGEYSTLAANYLLKRLEAVGCTAAYPARRASHEFLLTFAKEAKTLGVSAMDIAKRLLDYNQHAPTTYFPLLVPECFLIEPTETETKEALDAFVEAMAAILAEAKNDPELLKGAPWTQPVRRLDDVKAARELDLVWRE
- the gcvPA gene encoding aminomethyl-transferring glycine dehydrogenase subunit GcvPA yields the protein MPYIPHTPDDVQAMLAAIGAERIEDLFDEIPEHLKAGRLDALPDGLSEMEVTALMARRASQDAGALCFLGAGAYEHHIPAAVWEIATRGEFYTAYTPYQAEASQGTLQTIYEFQTLMARLTGMDVSNASVYDGASGLSEAVLMALRANRKSKSGRVLMPDAVNPRYRQVVQDICVNQGVELVSVPVDRNSGVTPTAALSAHDGEDFAALVIAQPNFFGCLEDVHALTDWAHAQGMLVIAVVNPTALALLTPPGEWGSEGADIVVGEGQPLGVPLSSGGPYFGFMCCKQKHVRQMPGRIIGRTVDLEGRPGFTLTLQAREQHIRRSKATSNICTNQGLAMTAATIYLSLLGPEGLENVAAHCHANTRDLVAALTALDGVSEAFAAPTFHEAVLRLPRPAAEVLPALAARGIIGGYDLGRDDPALADCVLVCATETRTAEDISAYAAALAAVLAEEAA